ACAAGGAGTGTCATCTAAAAGCCCGATTACTATTTGCTGGACTTTTGGACACTTCTGTGGAGTGGGATTTTCAGGGGGATTTTTTACACTTGGTAGTGCTTTGTATCCAAAGCACCCACTAAGTCCAAAAACGCTTACAAATACTATGGTAAGCATTAGTTTTGTTTGGTTTGTGTATGAAGTTTTTTGCGAAGTTTGATAGGATTGTTTTGCTAGTTTTGTTTGCAGATTTTTCATCGCCATTTTTTGCCTTTTTGGAGATTTTGAAGTGTTTTTGTGGTTTTATATTTTGCCATTTTTATGCAAAATCTTTTTTAGAGATTTTGCACGCCACCACATTATACACAAAAACTTTAAGGATTTTATTTTTGCATTGATTTTGCATATATTTTACTTGGATTTTGTTTCTTGGTGTTTTTGGAGTTGTTCGCAGGCTTGTTTATCGCCGTTTTGACACATAGAGTCTAGCATTTGTCGTATTTGCTCTAGATACTGCTCTTGCTCTTTTTGCTTTTGTTGAGTGGCTTCTTTTTGTGCTTTTTTTTGGGCTTGCTCCTCTTGTATGGAGGCAAATTGCCATTTATACACAAAGTATAATATGACACACATTATTATCATAAAAATAAAATCCGTGCTACGCACTTTTAGCTTTTTGCAAAAATTACACCACGCCATTTTGTCTCCTTAGAGCATTTTTATTTTTTACGCTTTTTTAAACAAAATCAAATTTTACTCCAAAAAATCAAAAATACGCAAATACTATTGTATAATACGCGTTTTTGCATTTGACTATTTTGGATTCCAAGCAATTAGATACCAAGCAAGCATTTTAGATTTTGTGGGATTTAGTCATTTTGCAAATGTTTTTTTGCACGGAGTATGGCGCAGCCTGATTAGCGCGCACCCTTGGGGTGGGTGAGGTCGTGGGTTTGAATCCCGCTACTCCGACCACTGATGATAAGCCACTATGTTTATCAAATCGTTTTAAGATTTTGCTTGATAGAATCTCATAAGTTTTTTTTCACATTTTCCCCACATTTTTTCCGCATTTTTTTTTGCAATTTTTTGCAAAAACTCTTTCCGCAAAAATTTTCCATAACTTCCACAAACTCACACAAAACTTCACACTACAAAAAACCCAAACAAAATATAAAACTCCTTGCAATTTTTATCCGCTTTTTTATCTGCCAATTTTTCTGCAATATCTATCTTTGTAAAATCTTTTTTTACCTTAATTTGCTTGTGTTTTTATTTTTTTTGATTTTTTTATCTTTTTTTGCAAAATCTAGCTTAGATATTTACATATTTTTTTGATAAAATTTTTCCGTAGCCAAAGGGCTACCAACTCTTAGAACTCCATTACGATTGCTTTGTATGAGGCGTGTCAAATGCCATAATATCAGCATTTGTAACTTCTGCCAAAAGCCTTAGGCAAAGCCACCCACTTAAGAACTTATGTGGATATGCGACTTTTTACACGACTTCTTATCAAAGCATTGTTAGGATTCTTTACTTTTGCCAAAAACGGCGAATGAGAAAACAAAGGAACGACAATGGATTTTGTAAATACAAGTTTCATAATGCTGTGCTCACTTTTAGTCTTGCTGATGACGCCTGCGCTGGCGATGTTTTATTCTGGTATGGTTGGCACAAAAAATACGCTCAATACCATTATGAACGGCTTCATCGTCTTTGGCGTGATTACTTTGCAGTGGATTATCGTGGGCTTTAGTTTGAGTTTTAGCGGTGATAATGCGGGCATTATCGGGGATTTTGCCAATTTCGCGCTCGCTGGTATCGCTGGCTATAACGATGATGGCGTGCCAAACATTTTGTTTATGCTCTTTCAAATGATGTTTGCGCTCATTGCTTCAGCGATTATCACAGGCTCGCTTGTAGGGCGCGTGAAGCTCGGCGTGCTTGTGGTGTTTTTACTTTTTTGGAGCACGATAGTGTATGACACGCTAGCGCATATGGTTTGGGGCGGCGGATTTCTAGAATCTAGAGGTAGCCTAGATTTCGCAGGCGGTGGCGTGGTGCATATCAGCTCTGGCGTGGCTGGGCTAGTTGGTGCGCTGCTCGTAGGTGCGCGCAAAACCCCTGCTTCTACGAGTGGAGCGCACTCTGTGCCTTATGCGTTTTTGGGCGCGATTTTGCTTTTCATCGGTTGGCTAGGATTCAACGCTGGGAGTGCTGGCGCAGTCAATGAAATCGCGGTAAATGCTTTTATCGTAACGATTATTTCAGCGGCAAGCGGATTTTTAATCTGGGTGCTCCTAGAGTGGGTAAAGCACAAAAAACCAACCGTGCTAGGTGGTTTGAGCGGACTTGTGGCTGGGCTTGTTGGAATTACCCCGGGTGCAGGATTTGTAAGCATTTGGGCGAGCGTGCTTATCGGTATGATAAGTGCGCTGGTGTGCTACTTTGGGCTGTTTTATATCAAATACAAACTCAAATGGGACGATAGCCTTGATGCGTTCTCACTACACGGAATCGGCGGAATCTGGGGTGGCGTAGCTGTGGGGCTTTTTGCCTCTGGCGAGGTAAATCCCGCAGTAGTAGAGCAGGGTGCGCTAGGCGAGGGACTGCTTATTGGCGGTTCTTATGAGCTCTTTTTTGAACAGATTTTTGCTATCGTGGTGTGTGTAGCACTCTCTGGCATTGCAAGTTTTGTGATTTTTAAGGGCATTGGCTTGATTACGGATTTGCGCGTCAAAGAGGAAGTAGAGCAAGAGGGGCTAGACTTGCGCTTACACGGCGAAAAAGCCTACGATATGAAAGAATAAAATAGAGTAGGTAAAATTCTCCACAAAGCACAAAAAGCAAAAAATCTAAAATGGAGTAGCACGATGACAAAACATAGTGGCATAAAATCTATTTTTGTTTGCGCTATGTGCTGCTCTATGGCTTATGCGGGAGCGGTATGCGATTATAAAATTGACAAAGCAATGGAGGGGGTGCGCTCCTATCAAGCCTACAAAAATAGCAAAAAATTTGATGAAAATAAGCTAAAAGAAGCAAAATCTAAGCTTGACTCTCTCCTAAAATCCTGTGATGATGAGGCAGTGCTAAAGGAAATGGAGGAATACATAGCCAAAACAAAAAAGCGATATGAGGTAGCAAAGCAAAATCTAGCGATTTTGGATTCTAGCAAAAATCCTCATCAAATCACTCAAGCAAAGCTAGAATGCAAAATCGCCCACATAGAATATATAGCTGCTAAGCAAGAGGAGCTACGACTAAAAGATTTGCAAAAATCTAATCGCTAGAATTTAGATTTTGCTTTGATATGATTTGTTTTAATCGCTAGATTTTGTAGCTATGCAAAATGCCAAGTATAAATAGGTTTTTTGTTTGGATTTATTTTGTGGGGAGGTTAAAATTTATTAAAATCGTTTGCGGATTGATTTTAGTATTTTAGAGTTTTTGTAGCGATTGAAATAAGTAGAGTTTTAGCTCATTGAGGTTTTTGCGTGTGATTGCAGAGATGGGCAGGATAAAGGCTGGGGGAGATTGCAAAGAGTTGGCAAAATCGCTTAATTGCGCGATTTGTGGCGCGATTTGGG
This genomic stretch from Helicobacter macacae MIT 99-5501 harbors:
- a CDS encoding ammonium transporter codes for the protein MDFVNTSFIMLCSLLVLLMTPALAMFYSGMVGTKNTLNTIMNGFIVFGVITLQWIIVGFSLSFSGDNAGIIGDFANFALAGIAGYNDDGVPNILFMLFQMMFALIASAIITGSLVGRVKLGVLVVFLLFWSTIVYDTLAHMVWGGGFLESRGSLDFAGGGVVHISSGVAGLVGALLVGARKTPASTSGAHSVPYAFLGAILLFIGWLGFNAGSAGAVNEIAVNAFIVTIISAASGFLIWVLLEWVKHKKPTVLGGLSGLVAGLVGITPGAGFVSIWASVLIGMISALVCYFGLFYIKYKLKWDDSLDAFSLHGIGGIWGGVAVGLFASGEVNPAVVEQGALGEGLLIGGSYELFFEQIFAIVVCVALSGIASFVIFKGIGLITDLRVKEEVEQEGLDLRLHGEKAYDMKE